aactgtgaGCCAAACACCATGAACTTGACTGGGTGTGCCCGTGAATCCTGGTACCACGGATGTACCATGTATGACGTTCTGCTTTTCTGAGATGTCCAAAAATGTCAAGCAATTAAAAAACTCCAAACCAGAGGTAATTATAACTAAACCCTTCTTTGTAAAGAAGCCTGCAATctacacattaaaaaacagagaTAGATACACTTCTATTTAAACAATTTACTgcgattttacagatttttcctgctTCATTTAATTACAGAAGATAAcaagtatttaattttttgcttgtttttttgtttggattttaattatgctttaactgtgtaattttataacTGTGTGTTGTATTTGCTGttgcctatcttggccaggactcccttgaaaaagaggttcttaatctcaGTGGGATTTCTTCTGGTTAAACAAAGGTGAAATagatcaataaaataagtaaaatgatagaaaaaagcAATAATTTACACGATAACCatgaaataaaactgtcaataCCCTCCACAtcaaaaacctttatttttacaaattggaatttgttcttttgactgtaaaatgaaaagtgcattttacagatttgtgaAATTATTTGAACGAATAATCATCAAATTTCATTTAGAGATGTTCTTGTTTTGATTAATACCTATAATCTCTAATAAAATTAccgaaaaaagttttatttactttttgactgaaataaaacagaccaaaactgtagatgtccacatcaaaaatttgattacactattttactgctaaaaatattattttcttttaattttctacatttttttttaaacattgtaGTATTCCACAGTTTGTTAGTATATTTTTTCTCACTCCcatgctgccagattttttgatttattttttttaaaacagtttttttctttccagtgtTGGCGTTATATTTGACTCTGATTTGTCCTTTGATGCTCAGGCGACTAAAAAGGTGCCGTCCTGCTTTGCCCAACTGAGACAACTAAACAAAGTCTGGCTGCACCTTCCTTCTGCAGAACCAGGAAAGGTCATCCATGCTTTTATCTCTCCCATACTACTGCAATGCACTTTACTCTGTTACCAGCAGGAGAAGCAGGCAAAGACAAAtagttttagaattgattttaagattttaatgCTTGTTTTTAAAGGCTCCTGCGTGTATCTTTGATCTTGTAAGTCCCTATGAGCCTGATCGCTGCCTGAGATCTTCTGGCTGGGTCCCCTAATGTGTCctaatttttgtcttgtccTCAGAGGCGACCGGCCTTTTTCTGTCCCTCCCTGGTGGAGGATCTCAGGCCAATAAACTCAGCATCATCTTTAAAATCTCTtcttaaaactcacttttattagttgtctttttttaatgaataataattttggcatttatctgaattattttacctttttatCATATGATTTACTGTGAACTACTCTGTATCTTTACTTTTGacatgtgctatataaataaagtttattatgaATGTTCAACTCGCTTATCTGGTTAAAACTTTTCCTCACCCAGTAGATCCATCTGTGGTGGGATGCCTTTCTGCAGATGTAATCTGCTTCCAAAAcctccctgctcctcctcctcctcctcctcctcttcttgctGGTTTTCCTCTTGGTGCccctcttcatcctcatcctcctcaacCGAGTAGCTGCTGCTGATCGGTTCTCTGAAGCTGACTCTGGCTGTGCTGCTGCGAGTCAGCGGGGGAGGAGAATCTGAGGGTCTGTCCTCTGGCTGAAGGAGGGTTGGAGGAGGTGAATCTCTGGGCATCAAGTCCCGAGACTTAACGGGCAGAGGAGGTGGGAGGGTGGAGGGGTTGTTTAGTGGTAGAGGAGGTGAGTCGGGGGAAATGAGCTGGTTCATGTGTGAGTTTTTCTTAGGAGGAAATGCTGAGGAGAGAAAATCAGAAGACATAGTGTAGTTAAGAGTCAGTCAGATGAGAGGCTTGGAATTATATAATACTGAAACCGGTTTATCTCAAGTGTGTTGAGTATCAGTGCTTCCTGATACCTTGCATTGCTTGATTGGTCTTTTCCACCCAGTTCCTACAGTCTTTATCAGCAGAGGTTCCTCTTGAATTAAGACCAGGTAGTCCAGCATTTCCATTTAGCTCTGCTTGCAACTGAAGATCACTGACTGGAGGTTTGATAGTACAGTCTCCTGGCAGTAAACTGTAATGTGGGAGGTCACTGGGCCAGGATGGACCTAAGCCATTTCCTAGATGAATGTGGGGAAGAGGAGAGTAGGAGCCTCTTGGATGAGGGTGACCGCTGGGCGAAGGAAGTCCATTTTGAACCGGAGCAGTACAGTGGACACCTGAGAGGAACAGAGTAAATGAATGTGTTGgaataaagaaaagaacactaCATACTCTCACTGGGACCTACACAGTAGTTCATATTGCAAAAACCAATCTCTCATAATCACCCTTGTTTTCTACTGCAGTATGAATGCAGTCTTTTGCAGTAGTTATAGTGGGGTGGATGCCCTCTAGAGGCTGTAGTGGAGAACCACACTGTAGCTGGTGGCGTTTCTCCGTCCCACTTCGTCTATTGTGGTGAGGTGGTCTGCTCTGCAGAGCAGAGTCGCAGGAGTCCGAGTTATTGGGGTCCTCGCCCAGCGAGCAGGGTCTGGAGCAGAAGATGAGGCCCCCGCGAGGGAGGAAGGGACGGCCCAGCAGAGGCAGTCGACAGCGGGCGCAGCAGAAACATGACTCCACGGCGTGCCAATGCTGACCCTCGTATGTCATCTGGCCCTGGTCAATACCTGAGAGGAAATATTTTCATCATTAGACATATTTGTGACAGCTGCACACCTATCTTTATTATATCTGTTTCTATGTTTTAAATGGAGACACATTAATGGCTCTGCTGCTTTGATTGACTTCTCTTACTATGTGAAGCCCCTTGAGAAGATATGTTGTGAACTGGTgctacaaataaatacaattgaatgaaaatacttctgtaaCACATAATTGTGACTTCATACTAGTTACTTTAAATGTCAATGCATTCATATAACATGTTACACCAGTTTGTCACCTTAAACCACTTTGTTTAGCTACCTTTAGAACTTCTAATGCGAGAAATGTGACATTCTCTGATAACATTTAAACCCCTTTCAGGCACAGAATATGCCATGTTGCTGCCTTCTCATGACTAAAAGTGCTTTCATGAGtttcacaacatatttaaaagttCTGCTCATTGGGCAAGACGAATATTTACTCACAGGTTACATATAAGGAGTTTTATTGGATATCCATAATTTCATCCCTGCAGCTGGCATGaaagcaaatgtaaaatataaggCAAAAGACAGCTGGTTGGAATGTTATTGTGGAAAAAGTCATTTTCAGAGTGCTCTGACCTTAAAATGGGCTCATTTGTACAAGTTATTAAACTGCTTTCATTGGATCACAATGAAGTCATCTATGACAGCATATGGCTCAGACTTGTGAGGTTTATTCAGGCTTTCTGCACGTTTCaccaaattaaatttaagacttttCAAAACCTTTTTAATACCACACAGAATGCAGTTTAATCTCACGTGTAGCTTATAGGTGTAGAAAGCCTCCCTGTAATCcgattcaaaaacattttataaccACTATTACTGCCTAGAGTGGGcaagagaaaatatttgaaacgTGATCTCTAAATTCAATTTGTCACTGATACCTTCTAAGGCATTCTGAAATTTGAAATCCATACTTTTCCCATTCTACATTTATAAGTGATTCATAAACATTTGTTAATTAGTTTCTAACACGCCTTAATGGAGTTAGAAGCTGATGTGCTTGTTAATGTATTTGTCAACTACTCTCAGGACAGTgttgtattttctgcatttgcGACTTTGTGATGGTCCATGTAacataaatttcatcatctcCTCAGTGTCATTGGTATGCATGGTCATGATACAACCTACTGCCTGTATATGGAACAGAATCCTCTAATAAGAAAAGTAGTATTATAACAACAACTACGTGTCCTTGAATATCCATACCCATAAATGATGTCTTCACAAGGGAGTGTAGACAAGTACTGTACATTAAGAAACACTTAAAGTGCCCATACAGCTGCAAATATTACATATAGCCTACTTATTAGTATGTTTGATAATTGTTTGCATGCTGCTAGTAAATACTAAAAAGTTGAATCATGCTATATAGATTGCAAAATGCCTTTGAAGTGCAACTGCAATTTGTGATATTGGGCTTAATAAATCAAACTGACTTGACCATTGAAAAAGTGATGTACCCATGAAAGTCTATCCAACTCCAGTAAATCAGAGGTATTCTTTCTTTAGTGGTAATACAGTACCTATGTGCTCTCCGCAGGTATCACAGTACTCTGCGTACAGGGACTCGTAGCAGGAGCAGCAGTACGGTCGACTCTCCCTCATGATGTAACGCTGACCGCCCAGCGCAGCCTCACACTCAAAACAGCAGAAGTGCTTCATGTGCCAGTATCTTCCCTCTGCCTCTGTACATTCATCTGCTAGAATAATCTAGGATTGAGAgtaaaagagggagagagcgaCAGAGAGGTCATTTCACGGATACAGAAGTAAACAAATTACGGTGGTGAAAATACTGCAAAGTACTGAGGATTTGGGTTAAcagaaatagagaaaaatgATGCTATCTGTGCCCTCCTGCTGCAGGCTTAGCCATCCTCTGGGCCTAAAGAACTCTTGAATATCAGTCCTGGCAGACCCATTAGTCAACTATCTCAGCTAATCCTTTAAGTCACAGTGAGAGGCCAttcaaaacaagcagaaaaatcTACAACTAGTGCAGTGATTTGGGGAGAGGCTGAAATACCTTGATTGATGATGAATTCAAGGTTTTagtaaaaaaatctttctaTTATCATCAGCTTTACAAAAGAGACTGTTGCTGTCAGTGGACAGGTGACAGCAGAATAAGAACAGACAGAGATTTGACCGATGGCATACTGTTTCCTTAAAACAGTTGTTGATGAGAGTAATTCATCATCTTTGTGAGACAGTTACCTCATCGCAGGCCTGACAGCGGGGCTTGAGCCTCTCAGCGTGGTGCCGGCCACAGTATATCTGGCCGTCCTGGTAGAAGTAGATGAGATCAACCAGCAGCTCACTGCAGGAGGCACACTGGAAACACTGAGGGTGCCAACAGCTGCTGTGTCCTGCCCGGCTGGCAAACACCGCTATATCTCCACCACAGATTTGTCTGCCGCACTGGAAAAATAGATGTGGTTGGAGAGGGGTGTGGCGCAAAGGGAAGGAAGTCAGGTGGTTTATCCTTTATCAAATGGTGAATGCTCCAGGATGCACAGCAATCTGCTTTTACAGCCCTGTAATCATTAAATCTCAGTGTGCTGTAGCCCGGGAGCGATGCTTGCACCTACTTGCACCTCAACTTTATCCAGTCTACATGACTCCAGTGTATTTTAGTAGACTTTCACATACATCATTCATCAATGTTACATAAAGAGATACTGCTGTTTTATACTGCTTTATATTGGCCTCATGAGCGAATCTGTTACTTATTctaatcaaaaaaagaaaattcttctGCACCTGCAGGCAGATGGCTCCAGTCATGGTTACAGGGAAAAGTCTGACGATGCCTCGGCCcaagttttctctttttctttgttgaCTGAACAGACACAGCTCCTTTTTCTCCTGCTCATCCAGAGAGTTGCAGTACTGGGGCTGCAAAAAACACAGAGGTTCTTTTTAGCACGCAACTACATCCAACTATATGTAGGTGGTGTCAGTGCTGCAGCTGATGATGACTTTCATTAACAATTGATCTACCAATtacttaaaatattataaaatgccagaaaaataatgaaaagccCATCCAACAGAAAAATACGTGTAGTTTACAATTAACCATTATGtcatatgtatttatttaatttcttgtgCATATATTTACATAATCCTTCTTATCACATCTGTTTAACATTTGTTATTAGTCTCTTCATATTTCACAATCTCTAGTTACTTCTAGTTATGTGCTTTTTTGTATTGCCTCTGCTCTATATTCTATGTACTGCCCTCTTGCTACTGCTTACCCTGGTTTAATACGGTTCAATATAAAGCCTAAAAGAAaggaaagcagcaaatcctcagaATTAGGAAGCTGGACGAGGgaatgttttgcatttaaaaaaaaaattataataatttatgctcattatttttctgttgataGAGCTATTGTCTGTTTAGGTACTTGTATAAGGTCTAGTTGACCACTATTACAGCCTGAAGCATCCAAAGCCAGATTCGGTTACCTCACTGTCGTGGGCTGGAAGTTGGTGTAGCAGCTGCTTGATTCGGTATCTTTCACCGAGACTGTTCACATAAGGCACCCTGTCCTCTGGTAAGCAGCTAAAATACTGGTACACCTGTATGATGAGACAAGTATGTTCACATAAAGGCATAAATGACAGCATGCAAATGGTAATTTACCCAGTTATAGAGCAATTTATTCAACTGCTGacataaatgaaaaactaaatattttcccACCAACCTGCAAGTTATCAAATTGAGTCTATGCATGAACATGTGAAAGCTAGCATCACGCTGCCTGTGTGGCAGTAATTTATGTCTTGACTCTGCGTCTGCACCCTGGTTTTACCTGTTCGGGCTTGAGCCCAGGTGGGACCCATGCGTACTCCTCAGAGGCGCAGCCCGAGTCGTCATCGGAGATGGAGTGCCTCTGGAAGTCTGATaccagctttgtcatcatcttTTCGAGCTGCCCTGGCACCGAGCGCACAGCATGCTCCTCTCGCACACACTTGCAGTGTACACAGATCTTCCTGTGGAGACACAGACAGCTTCATCCCTGGGCACTTTAAAGGTGATTTACAACAtatgcaaaaactgagaaaatgtcaTATATTTCAGTAAACATCATAGATGGGTTCTCCTGGTGCTTCAGGTACTAAGGTACAAAATACACTGCAAAAGATACATCATTCCATCTTTTCCTGACAAagcagaaatataaagaaaatacattagaacttaaaatttgttttcaatATTCAGTTGATCTTTTTGCCTTACAATTAAGACTCTTATTAGGACAAGGCAGCAAGACCATCCCAGAAAACAAACCCAAACAGTAGGCTGTGAGTAGTAATTCTCGTTTACACCACATTGATACAGGCACTCCCACAGCTTGTAAACATATTGTTTAAGAGCACACATTGTGTTGACATGATGTAACAAACCAGCCCACACACATTCTTGAGCTTGACTCAACTAGACTCCCTGCAGTCCATAATTACTAATACAACAATTGGTGTGATCTGATaaggaacaacacaaaaacacaatcccCAGGCCCATTTAAAGCCCCTCTCAGAGGGCTGGACTACAAAACAAATTTAACACAGCCgagctttctttgtgtaatcCAACTCGATCATAATCAAAGATAATGGGCATCATGAAAGCGGTTATGAACTGTTCTTGTTAACCAGGTTTTCTTCTTCAGGCCCTGTGCACTTTCATATAAAATGAGGTGTTTAATAcgtcatgtgactcttcttcaACACAGAAGAGACTGAGTGTGCGTCATCTACTTAAGTTAAGAAGAACAGGTTGTTATAATGGAGACCAagaaagaacattaaaaaatgatgaCAGTAAAAAGCCCTGTTACAGCAAATCATGCAAAAAAAGGAACGCCAGTAAAAACTGTTAACTGAGAgttgatatatatattttaccaCTCAGTGACTCTTACTtcagctgcttatttctaacCGACATAGACGCACCTTAGAGctttcagattttaaactttatataaaCGTGATactgaaacacagaaatcatttacgttttggccaaatcaaagagAAATTAATGTCATTGATGGAATATTCTCTGTGAAAAATACCAGTGGActaatcagttttctaatctATTTTCTGTTAGCTGCGgtaccagcagtgtaaaatAGACCTTGCAGCAAATtagaaacaaatataaaaacatctacatgcattttctgcatcccACAATGAATATATGTATGTTTCCGTGGCACTGCAACACATATAGTTGGCATTACTGTAActgcatggcttcattcagtggaaTTAATAACaaatagctcaacaggtttgcagacaGAGCTAAGAAACTGCATCACCCATAGAGAATCATTCGTAAAATAATTGGTGAAAGAGTGGTGCCTCTTACAGTTGATTTAAATACCAAACTCTGAAGAGACGCTCCTCCAGGGCAGGATAGCtatgcagcatcagttaccatgatGATCTAGCAGGTCAAAAGAattaaaactctgactttaggctCAAAATACTTTGCTAACACATAAATCTTGTTTCATAGTACAGCCCTCAGGTCATTGATTTAAAGGGTAAAACCATATCTCTGTCTGTCAAAGTtacataattagatttttttttacttcatgcCCTTAAatagcttagatgtaactctacactgttgctttctCTAGAATGCGCATATCTATGAGGTTGCTGCTTCTCTCTCCACCAGCCCCTTCTCACTCCTTGCAgtttgagcacaccagctcacttacgactctgctcagacactgtaaaaacactgtatactacacaatggcaaattgtaatattggagtaattcggCTGTACATGCCTGAACAGGAAGTCAATActtaacaaaaataatgatacagaaagccccacccCACAAGACAGAACTGATTCTataggtttgttatgtatgaaaccccTACAGTCTGGATTCATGTTTTTgagacactgcagttttaaaataGTAATGCTTAACCCCGACGCTGACTGCCAATTTCACCCATTGTATATATTCCAGCATATAAAATACACTACacagacatgttaacaaggtaaaagaaAAGGACTTTCCCTAGAGGAGGTCTTTAAAATTAATGTCAGACCACTTCATGTCCTCACCAACCTACGTCTCACAGGGTCTACATCTGGACCAGCACATCCCAACAATTTTATACCAAACAAGCAGGAAATGAGGTCACTGACATAAGCCTGGCTGTCAATCCAGGGCAGTTAAGAGAGGGAGGTGAAGATGGCAGCAATAATCTCCCTCAGCCTCGAATTACAACCCATCTTGTTCTCACTCTTCACCACATTCAATCTGGCGGTGGGTGTGCCTGTGTGTGGGACCGGTGGAGTCAGGCTAAAGCGCCCCAGGCTGTCAGCGAGGTGTGGGTGTCATGCATTTGAGTGGATGCGACAATGTGGCCATATGCGGCATGAAGTGCATGTGTACATCTCTGTTGTGATTGCGTAACGGCCTGCCAGCTGGCACTTGTGGCTCAAGTTCACAAGGCACAAAGCTGCTTTATTCCAGCACCCAACCCCCACACAACCAAAAACCTAGTAGACCAACACACACAACTGCTGGTAAAGTGCAGGAGTGCTACTCCTCTAATCAATCACCTCATAAAAAGTCTCCTTTGAAATGCTGGAGACATTTGGTCATCACTGCATGTCAGTGTGAATGTGCTCAACTCTTTTTCCCCAACGCAAGGTAATTGTTGAGGAgttgacaaaacagaaaaacaactatGGGATTCCTTTTCTTGGGGCCAAAACAAGCACACGTCCTAATTTGCAGCTGTCTTGAGTTGGCGCTTTATATGTCCATGCTTGCCAAGCAGGtagtaataatataaataatagtaAACACAGCAAGTGAGCTTAGGTTAAGCCATACTGGTATAAATCTAGTCCcagctgtatttgtgtgtgtgtctgtgttaacAAAAAGGGAAGGGGGGAACCATGACGCCTGTGTAAGTGGGTAGGAGG
The nucleotide sequence above comes from Amphiprion ocellaris isolate individual 3 ecotype Okinawa chromosome 8, ASM2253959v1, whole genome shotgun sequence. Encoded proteins:
- the prickle3 gene encoding prickle planar cell polarity protein 3-B isoform X1 — its product is MFLRGSKKRRSTRSQEEEDPNKGQPCMRCGDQCPGFRVHGWRKICVHCKCVREEHAVRSVPGQLEKMMTKLVSDFQRHSISDDDSGCASEEYAWVPPGLKPEQVYQYFSCLPEDRVPYVNSLGERYRIKQLLHQLPAHDSEPQYCNSLDEQEKKELCLFSQQRKRENLGRGIVRLFPVTMTGAICLQCGRQICGGDIAVFASRAGHSSCWHPQCFQCASCSELLVDLIYFYQDGQIYCGRHHAERLKPRCQACDEIILADECTEAEGRYWHMKHFCCFECEAALGGQRYIMRESRPYCCSCYESLYAEYCDTCGEHIGIDQGQMTYEGQHWHAVESCFCCARCRLPLLGRPFLPRGGLIFCSRPCSLGEDPNNSDSCDSALQSRPPHHNRRSGTEKRHQLQCGSPLQPLEGIHPTITTAKDCIHTAVENKGVHCTAPVQNGLPSPSGHPHPRGSYSPLPHIHLGNGLGPSWPSDLPHYSLLPGDCTIKPPVSDLQLQAELNGNAGLPGLNSRGTSADKDCRNWVEKTNQAMQAFPPKKNSHMNQLISPDSPPLPLNNPSTLPPPLPVKSRDLMPRDSPPPTLLQPEDRPSDSPPPLTRSSTARVSFREPISSSYSVEEDEDEEGHQEENQQEEEEEEEEEQGGFGSRLHLQKGIPPQMDLLDGSSYQQRGLRRGWSRCRIPSDPALHQSSERRSRRSRPDRPHLDTLDWRGEKERDTWGPSNSSSLTLQQGHYKHGDSCSTCSSSSDSEEEGYFLGKPIPVPPQLRKQEPEGGKDREADEGKEVRRDKGLRGSIRRRRAHSLGAKDKDKNCAIS
- the prickle3 gene encoding prickle planar cell polarity protein 3-B isoform X2, which produces MMTKLVSDFQRHSISDDDSGCASEEYAWVPPGLKPEQVYQYFSCLPEDRVPYVNSLGERYRIKQLLHQLPAHDSEPQYCNSLDEQEKKELCLFSQQRKRENLGRGIVRLFPVTMTGAICLQCGRQICGGDIAVFASRAGHSSCWHPQCFQCASCSELLVDLIYFYQDGQIYCGRHHAERLKPRCQACDEIILADECTEAEGRYWHMKHFCCFECEAALGGQRYIMRESRPYCCSCYESLYAEYCDTCGEHIGIDQGQMTYEGQHWHAVESCFCCARCRLPLLGRPFLPRGGLIFCSRPCSLGEDPNNSDSCDSALQSRPPHHNRRSGTEKRHQLQCGSPLQPLEGIHPTITTAKDCIHTAVENKGVHCTAPVQNGLPSPSGHPHPRGSYSPLPHIHLGNGLGPSWPSDLPHYSLLPGDCTIKPPVSDLQLQAELNGNAGLPGLNSRGTSADKDCRNWVEKTNQAMQAFPPKKNSHMNQLISPDSPPLPLNNPSTLPPPLPVKSRDLMPRDSPPPTLLQPEDRPSDSPPPLTRSSTARVSFREPISSSYSVEEDEDEEGHQEENQQEEEEEEEEEQGGFGSRLHLQKGIPPQMDLLDGSSYQQRGLRRGWSRCRIPSDPALHQSSERRSRRSRPDRPHLDTLDWRGEKERDTWGPSNSSSLTLQQGHYKHGDSCSTCSSSSDSEEEGYFLGKPIPVPPQLRKQEPEGGKDREADEGKEVRRDKGLRGSIRRRRAHSLGAKDKDKNCAIS